The following proteins come from a genomic window of Solea solea chromosome 3, fSolSol10.1, whole genome shotgun sequence:
- the kdm5a gene encoding lysine-specific demethylase 5A isoform X1 → MSAFAEFVPPPECPVFEPSWEDFSDPLGFINKIRPIAEKTGICKIRPPEDWQPPFACDVRNFRFTPRVQRLNELEALTRVKLNFLDQIAKFWELQGSKIRFPHVERKILDLYQLSKIVSSEGGFETVCKEKRWSKVASRLGFPSGKGTGTLLRSHYERILYPYELFQSGATLTGTQRLYDEGDDVEEVDEGVGEEAVEEEEEEEEEEEDEREKDEGDKTQTKEQLLPERRSRRLKSERENKEPKGLKIFSTSPKMVDLEIVSAGKQDDGFKKKQRHLKAQAFAIKMRPRQETLEVNFIDLYLCLVCGRGDEEDRLLLCDGCDDSYHTFCLIPPLQDVPKGDWRCPKCVAEECSKPREAFGFEQAVREYSLQSFGEMADHFKSDYFNMPVHMVPTELVEKEFWRLVSSIEEDVIVEYGADISSKDVGSAFPVRDGKRRLLGDEEEYANSGWNLNNMPVLEQSVLAHINVDISGMKVPWLYVGMCFSSFCWHIEDHWSYSINFLHWGEPKTWYGVPASAAEQLEAVMKKLAPELFDSQPDLLHQLVTIMNPNVLMEHGVPVYRTNQCAGEFVVTFPRAYHSGFNQGYNFAEAVNFCTADWLPMGRQCVAHYRRLHRYCVFSHEELLCKMAADPESLDVELAAAVFKEMGDMMEEETKLRQAVQEMGVLSSEQEVFELLPDDERQCHKCKTTCFLSALTCSCSPDRLVCLHHAADLCDCPLGNKCLRYRYDLEEFPSMLYGVKMRAQSYDTWAKRVTEALAADQKNKKELIELKVLLEDAEDRKYPENALFRRLKEMVKEAETCSSVAQLLLSRKQRHSSRLRSESSRNRTKLSVDELKAFVDQLYRLPCIISQARQVKELLENVEDFHERAQAALSDEMPDSSKLQALLDLGSGLDVELPELPRLKQELQQARWLDEVRVTLAEPNRVTLELMKRLIDSGVGLAPHHAVEKAMAELQEILTVSERWEDKARACLQARPRHSMVTLESIVLEARNIPAYLPNILALREALQKAKEWTSKVEAIQSGSSYAYLEHLESLLARGRSIPVRLDRLTQVESQVASARAWRERTARTFLKKNSTYTLLQVLSPRVDIGVYANSKSKRKRVKELMEKERGGFDPNTLSDLEESLEEVREPSTVVAAFKSKEHKEVEAIHSLRAANLAKMAMADRIEEVKFCLCRKTASGFMLQCELCKDWFHGACVPLPKTGSQKKVGVGWQSNSKDSKFLCPLCQRSRRPRLETILSLLVSLQKLPVRLPEGEALQCLTERAMSWQDRARQALATDELSSALAKLSVLSQRMVEQAAREKTEKIINAELQKAAANPDLQGHIQTFQQSGFSRAASPRQSVDYDDEETDSDEDIRETYGYDMKDPGEVKPYLFCDEEIPVKSEEVVSHMWPTVTPSFCAEHAYSSASKSCVQNIVTPRKQPRKTPLVPRSLEPPVLELSQQAKAQLEELMMLGDLLEVSLDETQHIWRILQATHPPSEERFLQVMEPDDSLMEKPLKIKLKDSEKKRKRKLERAEHHHMLMAAAAAGVGSAMGEMRPAKSKELKRVSLELGLSGKPKKKKLKLNLDKNREMKQLAKRLAKEEKERKRKEKAAAKAEAIREGLEKRKEKKILDIPSKYDWSGAEDSNDENAVCAAKNCQRPCKDKVDWVQCDGGCDEWFHQVCVGVSCEMAENEDYICVDCSGKATGAEGGGGVMTVEDVIEEETEVVLSTSLSSSNVQCLPSSVAVSWTHTPAASHLNPTTSHQQQQPDSQQGS, encoded by the exons ATGTCTGCATTTGCTGAGTTCGTCCCTCCTCCTGAATGCCCAGTTTTTGAACCGAGTTGGGAGGATTTCTCAGATCCATTAGGGTTTATCAACAAGATCCGACCCATTGCAGAGAAAACGGGCATCTGCAAGATCCGACCACCCGAG GACTGGCAGCCTCCTTTTGCCTGCGATGTAAGAAACTTTCGCTTCACTCCACGAGTACAAAGGCTGAACGAACTTGAG GCTCTTACTCGAGTGAAGCTCAATTTCCTGGATCAAATAGCAAAGTTTTGGGAGCTGCAGGGATCCAAGATTCGATTCCCTCACGTAGAAAGAAAGATTTTGGATCTATATCAGCTTAGTAAG attgTGTCATCCGAGGGTGGCTTTGAGACAGTGTGTAAAGAGAAGAGGTGGTCCAAGGTGGCCAGCCGATTGGGCTTCCCATCTGGGAAAGGCACTGGCACTTTGCTGCGCTCCCACTATGAGAGGATTCTTTACCCCTATGAGCTCTTTCAGTCTGGAGCCACACTAACT GGCACCCAGAGGCTGTACGATGAGGGCGATGATGTGGAGGAGGTAGATGAGGGAGTTGGTGAGGAggcagtagaagaagaagaggaggaggaggaggaggaggaggatgaaaggGAGAAAGATGAGGgtgataaaacacaaaccaaagagCAGCTTCTGCCTGAGAGGCGTTCCAGGCGTCTTAAgtctgag AGAGAAAACAAGGAGCCAAAAGGCCTTAAAATCTTTAGTACAAGTCCCAAGATGGTTGACTTGGAGATCGTTTCAGCTGGTAAGCAAG ATGACGGATTCAAAAAGAAGCAGCGCCACCTCAAAGCCCAGGCTTTTGCCATCAAAATGAGACCTCGGCAGGAGACGCTGGAGGTCAACTTT ATTGACCTCTACCTTTGCCTCGTGTGCGGCCGTGGTGATGAGGAGGACCGGCTCCTGCTGTGCGATGGCTGCGATGACAGCTATCACACCTTTTGTCTGATTCCACCTCTGCAGGATGTACCCAAGGGTGACTGGCGCTGCCCAAAGTGTGTTGCTGAG GAGTGCAGTAAGCCGAGAGAAGCATTTGGCTTTGAGCAGGCTGTGAGAGAGTACTCTCTCCAGAGCTTTGGGGAGATGGCTGACCACTTCAAGTCTGACTATTTCAACATGCCCGTGCAT ATGGTCCCCAcagagttggtggagaaggaatTCTGGCGCCTGGTCAGCAGCATCGAGGAGGACGTGATCGTAGAGTACGGGGCTGACATCAGCTCTAAAGACGTGGGCAGCGCTTTTCCTGTCAGAGATGGCAAGAGGAGGCTGCTgggagatgaagag GAATACGCCAACTCAGGCTGGAATCTGAACAATATGCCGGTACTGGAGCAGTCGGTACTTGCACACATCAATGTAGACATCTCGGGCATGAAGGTACCCTGGCTCTATGTGGGCAtgtgtttctcctctttctGTTGGCACATTGAAGACCACTGGAGCTACTCCATCAACTTCTTGCACTG gGGTGAGCCCAAGACATGGTACGGGGTGCCGGCctctgcagcagagcagctAGAGGCGGTCATGAAAAAGTTGGCTCCAGAGCTTTTTGACTCGCAGCCTGACCTGCTCCACCAATTGGTCACCATTATGAATCCCAATGTTCTCATGGAGCATGGCGTTCCT GTGTACAGGACCAATCAGTGTGCTGGGGAGTTTGTAGTGACCTTCCCCCGAGCCTACCACAGTGGTTTCAACCAGGGCTACAACTTTGCAGAGGCTGTTAACTTCTGCACCGCTGACTGG TTACCTATGGGTCGTCAGTGTGTGGCCCACTACAGGCGGCTCCACCGCTACTGTGTCTTCTCACACGAGGAGCTGCTGTGTAAGATGGCTGCTGACCCGGAGAGCCTTGATGTGGAGCTGGCTGCTGCTGTATTCAAAGAAATGGGAGATATGATGGAAGAGGAGACAAAACTCAGACAGGCTGTCCAAGAAATG GGGGTGCTCTCCTCGGAACAGGAGGTCTTTGAATTGCTTCCAGACGACGAACGCCAGTGCCACAAGTGTAAGACAACCTGCTTCCTGTCCGCACTGACCTGCTCCTGCAGCCCCGATCGTCTGGTTTGTCTTCACCATGCAGCCGATCTGTGCGACTGTCCACTCGGCAACAAGTGTCTCCG gTATCGCTATGATCTGGAGGAGTTTCCCTCCATGCTTTATGGTGTCAAGATGAGAGCACAATCATATGACACGTGGGCAAAGAGAGTCACCGAGGCCTTGGCTGCAGACCAGAAgaacaaaaaag AACTTATAGAGCTAAAGGTTTTACTGGAGGACGCAGAAGACAGGAAGTATCCAGAGAACGCGCTGTTCCGACGCCTTAAGGAGATGGTCAAAGAGGCAGAGACGTGCTCCTCTGTAGCCCAACTGCTGCTCAGCCGAAAGCAGAGGCACAG cagccgCCTACGTTCTGAGAGCAGTCGTAACCGCACCAAACTGTCGGTGGACGAGCTCAAGGCCTTCGTGGATCAACTCTACAGGCTGCCCTGCATCATCAGCCAGGCGCGACAAGTCAAA GAGTTACTGGAAAATGTAGAGGACTTTCATGAGCGAGCCCAGGCAGCACTGTCGGATGAGATGCCCGATTCGTCCAAGCTACAGGCTTTGTTGGACCTCGGTAGTGGCTTGGACGTTGAGTTGCCTGAGCTTCCAAGACTCAAACAGGAACTCCAGCAGGCCCGCTGGCTTGACGAG GTGCGCGTCACCTTGGCTGAGCCGAACCGAGTCACCCTGGAGCTGATGAAGAGACTAATCGACTCTGGCGTAGGTCTGGCTCCCCATCACGCTGTGGAGAAGGCCATGGCTGAACTTCAAGAAATCCTCACCGTCTCTGAGAGATGGGAGGATAAGGCTCGTGCCTGCCTACAGGCCAG GCCTCGACACAGCATGGTGACCTTGGAGAGCATTGTGCTGGAAGCGAGGAACATCCCAGCATATCTGCCAAATATTTTAGCTCTTCGAGAGGCCCTGCAGAAGGCCAAGGAGTGGACTTCAAAGGTGGAGGCCATCCAGAGTGGCAGCAGCTATGCTTATCTGGAGCACCTGGAGAGTCTGCTGGCCAGGGGGCGCTCCATTCCTGTCCGGCTTGACCGGCTCACCCAGGTTGAGTCTCAGGTGGCCTCAGCTCGAGCCTGGAGGGAGAGGACTGCTCGCACCTTCCTCAAGAAGAACTCCACATACACACTGCTCCAG GTGCTCAGTCCTCGTGTGGACATCGGTGTCTATGCCAACAGCAAAAGTAAACGGAAGCGAGTCAAGGAACTAATGGAGAAGGAGAGGGGAGGCTTCGACCCCAACACCCTCAGTGACCTGGAGGAGAGCCTCGAGGAGGTGCGAGAGCCCTCCACCGTTGTTGCAGCCTTCAAATCCAAAGAGCACAAAGAAGTAGAGGCCATCCACTCACTCCGTGCTGCCAACTTGGCCAAGATGGCCATGGCCGATCGCATCGAGGAGGTCAAGTTCTGCTTGTGTCGAAAGACGGCCAGCGGCTTCATGCTGCAGTGCGAGCTCTGTAAGGACTGGTTTCATGGAGCATGTGTGCCTCTGCCTAAGACGGGATCTCAGAAGAAAGTCGGCGTGGGATGGCAGAGTAACAGCAAAGACTCTAAATTCTTGTGTCCGCTGTGTCAGCGGTCGCGACGGCCAAGACTAGAGACCATTCTGTCGCTGCTGGTGTCGCTGCAGAAGCTGCCGGTGCGTCTGCCAGAGGGAGAGGCTCTCCAGTGTTTGACGGAGAGAGCCATGAGCTGGCAG GACCGAGCACGTCAGGCTCTGGCCACTGACGAGTTGTCGTCAGCGCTGGCAAAGCTGTCTGTGCTGAGTCAGCGCATGGTAGAGCAAGCTGCAAGGGAGAAAACTGAGAAAATCATCAACGCTGAGCTTCAGAAAGCTGCTGCCAATCCTGACTTGCAG GGCCACATCCAAACATTTCAGCAGTCGGGTTTCAGCAGAGCAGCATCCCCTCGTCAATCCGTGGACTACGATGATGAGGAGACGGACTCAGATGAGGATATCAGGGAGACTTATGGTTATGATATGAAG GACCCAGGTGAGGTGAAGCCCTACCTGTTCTGTGATGAGGAGATCCCTGTCAAGTCCGAGGAGGTGGTCAGTCACATGTGGCCGACTGTCACGCCGTCTTTTTGCGCCGAGCACGCTTACTCCTCAGCCTCCAAGTCCTGTGTGCAAA ACATCGTCACGCCCAGAAAGCAGCCCAGGAAAACCCCACTTGTCCCGCGCAGCCTGGAGCCTCCGGTGCTTGAGCTGTCCCAGCAGGCTAAAGCCCAGCTGGAGGAGCTGATGATGCTGGGAGACCTGCTGGAGGTGTCGCTGGATGAGACCCAGCACATCTGGAGAATCCTGCAGGCCACGCATCCCCCCTCTGAGGAGAGATTCCTACAGGTCATGGAG CCTGATGATTCTCTGATGGAAAAGCCACTGAAGATCAAGCTTAAAGAttcagagaagaagagaaaacggAAGCTGGAAAGAGCCGAGCACCACCACATGCTGATGGCGGCAGCGGCAGCCGGCGTGGGTTCAGCAATGGGAGAAATGCGACCGGCCAAGTCCAAGGAACTGAAAAGGGTCAGCCTCGAGCTGGGTTTGAGTGGAAAAcccaagaaaaagaaactcaaacTCAACCTAGACAAGAACCGGGAGATGAAGCAGCTTGCCAAACGGTTAGccaaggaggagaaggagaggaagaggaaggagaaggCAGCTGCTAAGGCAGAGGCCATCAGAGAGGGActggagaagaggaaggagaagaagattcTCGATATTCCCTCCAAGTACGACTGGTCTGGAGCGGAGGACTCCAATGACGAGAACGCTGTGTGTGCAGCCAAAAACTGCCAGAGACCCTGCAAAGATAAG GTGGACTGGGTGCAGTGCGACGGTGGCTGCGACGAGTGGTTCCACCAGGTTTGCGTGGGCGTGTCGTGCGAAATGGCCGAGAACGAGGACTATATCTGCGTGGACTGCTCCGGCAAGGCCACGGGGGCAGAAGGGGGAGGCGGCGTGATGACTGTTGAGGACGTGATAGAGGAGGAAACCGAGGTGGTGCTGTCGACTTCGCTGTCCAGCAGCAATGTGCAGTGTCTGCCCTCGTCCGTCGCGGTGTCGTGGACTCACACGCCTGCCGCCTCTCACCTGAACCCGACAACCTCacaccagcagcaacagccGGACTCGCAGCAGGGCAGTTAG
- the kdm5a gene encoding lysine-specific demethylase 5A isoform X2, which yields MSAFAEFVPPPECPVFEPSWEDFSDPLGFINKIRPIAEKTGICKIRPPEDWQPPFACDVRNFRFTPRVQRLNELEALTRVKLNFLDQIAKFWELQGSKIRFPHVERKILDLYQLSKIVSSEGGFETVCKEKRWSKVASRLGFPSGKGTGTLLRSHYERILYPYELFQSGATLTGTQRLYDEGDDVEEVDEGVGEEAVEEEEEEEEEEEDEREKDEGDKTQTKEQLLPERRSRRLKSERENKEPKGLKIFSTSPKMVDLEIVSAGKQDDGFKKKQRHLKAQAFAIKMRPRQETLEVNFIDLYLCLVCGRGDEEDRLLLCDGCDDSYHTFCLIPPLQDVPKGDWRCPKCVAEECSKPREAFGFEQAVREYSLQSFGEMADHFKSDYFNMPVHMVPTELVEKEFWRLVSSIEEDVIVEYGADISSKDVGSAFPVRDGKRRLLGDEEEYANSGWNLNNMPVLEQSVLAHINVDISGMKVPWLYVGMCFSSFCWHIEDHWSYSINFLHWGEPKTWYGVPASAAEQLEAVMKKLAPELFDSQPDLLHQLVTIMNPNVLMEHGVPVYRTNQCAGEFVVTFPRAYHSGFNQGYNFAEAVNFCTADWLPMGRQCVAHYRRLHRYCVFSHEELLCKMAADPESLDVELAAAVFKEMGDMMEEETKLRQAVQEMGVLSSEQEVFELLPDDERQCHKCKTTCFLSALTCSCSPDRLVCLHHAADLCDCPLGNKCLRYRYDLEEFPSMLYGVKMRAQSYDTWAKRVTEALAADQKNKKELIELKVLLEDAEDRKYPENALFRRLKEMVKEAETCSSVAQLLLSRKQRHSRLRSESSRNRTKLSVDELKAFVDQLYRLPCIISQARQVKELLENVEDFHERAQAALSDEMPDSSKLQALLDLGSGLDVELPELPRLKQELQQARWLDEVRVTLAEPNRVTLELMKRLIDSGVGLAPHHAVEKAMAELQEILTVSERWEDKARACLQARPRHSMVTLESIVLEARNIPAYLPNILALREALQKAKEWTSKVEAIQSGSSYAYLEHLESLLARGRSIPVRLDRLTQVESQVASARAWRERTARTFLKKNSTYTLLQVLSPRVDIGVYANSKSKRKRVKELMEKERGGFDPNTLSDLEESLEEVREPSTVVAAFKSKEHKEVEAIHSLRAANLAKMAMADRIEEVKFCLCRKTASGFMLQCELCKDWFHGACVPLPKTGSQKKVGVGWQSNSKDSKFLCPLCQRSRRPRLETILSLLVSLQKLPVRLPEGEALQCLTERAMSWQDRARQALATDELSSALAKLSVLSQRMVEQAAREKTEKIINAELQKAAANPDLQGHIQTFQQSGFSRAASPRQSVDYDDEETDSDEDIRETYGYDMKDPGEVKPYLFCDEEIPVKSEEVVSHMWPTVTPSFCAEHAYSSASKSCVQNIVTPRKQPRKTPLVPRSLEPPVLELSQQAKAQLEELMMLGDLLEVSLDETQHIWRILQATHPPSEERFLQVMEPDDSLMEKPLKIKLKDSEKKRKRKLERAEHHHMLMAAAAAGVGSAMGEMRPAKSKELKRVSLELGLSGKPKKKKLKLNLDKNREMKQLAKRLAKEEKERKRKEKAAAKAEAIREGLEKRKEKKILDIPSKYDWSGAEDSNDENAVCAAKNCQRPCKDKVDWVQCDGGCDEWFHQVCVGVSCEMAENEDYICVDCSGKATGAEGGGGVMTVEDVIEEETEVVLSTSLSSSNVQCLPSSVAVSWTHTPAASHLNPTTSHQQQQPDSQQGS from the exons ATGTCTGCATTTGCTGAGTTCGTCCCTCCTCCTGAATGCCCAGTTTTTGAACCGAGTTGGGAGGATTTCTCAGATCCATTAGGGTTTATCAACAAGATCCGACCCATTGCAGAGAAAACGGGCATCTGCAAGATCCGACCACCCGAG GACTGGCAGCCTCCTTTTGCCTGCGATGTAAGAAACTTTCGCTTCACTCCACGAGTACAAAGGCTGAACGAACTTGAG GCTCTTACTCGAGTGAAGCTCAATTTCCTGGATCAAATAGCAAAGTTTTGGGAGCTGCAGGGATCCAAGATTCGATTCCCTCACGTAGAAAGAAAGATTTTGGATCTATATCAGCTTAGTAAG attgTGTCATCCGAGGGTGGCTTTGAGACAGTGTGTAAAGAGAAGAGGTGGTCCAAGGTGGCCAGCCGATTGGGCTTCCCATCTGGGAAAGGCACTGGCACTTTGCTGCGCTCCCACTATGAGAGGATTCTTTACCCCTATGAGCTCTTTCAGTCTGGAGCCACACTAACT GGCACCCAGAGGCTGTACGATGAGGGCGATGATGTGGAGGAGGTAGATGAGGGAGTTGGTGAGGAggcagtagaagaagaagaggaggaggaggaggaggaggaggatgaaaggGAGAAAGATGAGGgtgataaaacacaaaccaaagagCAGCTTCTGCCTGAGAGGCGTTCCAGGCGTCTTAAgtctgag AGAGAAAACAAGGAGCCAAAAGGCCTTAAAATCTTTAGTACAAGTCCCAAGATGGTTGACTTGGAGATCGTTTCAGCTGGTAAGCAAG ATGACGGATTCAAAAAGAAGCAGCGCCACCTCAAAGCCCAGGCTTTTGCCATCAAAATGAGACCTCGGCAGGAGACGCTGGAGGTCAACTTT ATTGACCTCTACCTTTGCCTCGTGTGCGGCCGTGGTGATGAGGAGGACCGGCTCCTGCTGTGCGATGGCTGCGATGACAGCTATCACACCTTTTGTCTGATTCCACCTCTGCAGGATGTACCCAAGGGTGACTGGCGCTGCCCAAAGTGTGTTGCTGAG GAGTGCAGTAAGCCGAGAGAAGCATTTGGCTTTGAGCAGGCTGTGAGAGAGTACTCTCTCCAGAGCTTTGGGGAGATGGCTGACCACTTCAAGTCTGACTATTTCAACATGCCCGTGCAT ATGGTCCCCAcagagttggtggagaaggaatTCTGGCGCCTGGTCAGCAGCATCGAGGAGGACGTGATCGTAGAGTACGGGGCTGACATCAGCTCTAAAGACGTGGGCAGCGCTTTTCCTGTCAGAGATGGCAAGAGGAGGCTGCTgggagatgaagag GAATACGCCAACTCAGGCTGGAATCTGAACAATATGCCGGTACTGGAGCAGTCGGTACTTGCACACATCAATGTAGACATCTCGGGCATGAAGGTACCCTGGCTCTATGTGGGCAtgtgtttctcctctttctGTTGGCACATTGAAGACCACTGGAGCTACTCCATCAACTTCTTGCACTG gGGTGAGCCCAAGACATGGTACGGGGTGCCGGCctctgcagcagagcagctAGAGGCGGTCATGAAAAAGTTGGCTCCAGAGCTTTTTGACTCGCAGCCTGACCTGCTCCACCAATTGGTCACCATTATGAATCCCAATGTTCTCATGGAGCATGGCGTTCCT GTGTACAGGACCAATCAGTGTGCTGGGGAGTTTGTAGTGACCTTCCCCCGAGCCTACCACAGTGGTTTCAACCAGGGCTACAACTTTGCAGAGGCTGTTAACTTCTGCACCGCTGACTGG TTACCTATGGGTCGTCAGTGTGTGGCCCACTACAGGCGGCTCCACCGCTACTGTGTCTTCTCACACGAGGAGCTGCTGTGTAAGATGGCTGCTGACCCGGAGAGCCTTGATGTGGAGCTGGCTGCTGCTGTATTCAAAGAAATGGGAGATATGATGGAAGAGGAGACAAAACTCAGACAGGCTGTCCAAGAAATG GGGGTGCTCTCCTCGGAACAGGAGGTCTTTGAATTGCTTCCAGACGACGAACGCCAGTGCCACAAGTGTAAGACAACCTGCTTCCTGTCCGCACTGACCTGCTCCTGCAGCCCCGATCGTCTGGTTTGTCTTCACCATGCAGCCGATCTGTGCGACTGTCCACTCGGCAACAAGTGTCTCCG gTATCGCTATGATCTGGAGGAGTTTCCCTCCATGCTTTATGGTGTCAAGATGAGAGCACAATCATATGACACGTGGGCAAAGAGAGTCACCGAGGCCTTGGCTGCAGACCAGAAgaacaaaaaag AACTTATAGAGCTAAAGGTTTTACTGGAGGACGCAGAAGACAGGAAGTATCCAGAGAACGCGCTGTTCCGACGCCTTAAGGAGATGGTCAAAGAGGCAGAGACGTGCTCCTCTGTAGCCCAACTGCTGCTCAGCCGAAAGCAGAGGCACAG ccgCCTACGTTCTGAGAGCAGTCGTAACCGCACCAAACTGTCGGTGGACGAGCTCAAGGCCTTCGTGGATCAACTCTACAGGCTGCCCTGCATCATCAGCCAGGCGCGACAAGTCAAA GAGTTACTGGAAAATGTAGAGGACTTTCATGAGCGAGCCCAGGCAGCACTGTCGGATGAGATGCCCGATTCGTCCAAGCTACAGGCTTTGTTGGACCTCGGTAGTGGCTTGGACGTTGAGTTGCCTGAGCTTCCAAGACTCAAACAGGAACTCCAGCAGGCCCGCTGGCTTGACGAG GTGCGCGTCACCTTGGCTGAGCCGAACCGAGTCACCCTGGAGCTGATGAAGAGACTAATCGACTCTGGCGTAGGTCTGGCTCCCCATCACGCTGTGGAGAAGGCCATGGCTGAACTTCAAGAAATCCTCACCGTCTCTGAGAGATGGGAGGATAAGGCTCGTGCCTGCCTACAGGCCAG GCCTCGACACAGCATGGTGACCTTGGAGAGCATTGTGCTGGAAGCGAGGAACATCCCAGCATATCTGCCAAATATTTTAGCTCTTCGAGAGGCCCTGCAGAAGGCCAAGGAGTGGACTTCAAAGGTGGAGGCCATCCAGAGTGGCAGCAGCTATGCTTATCTGGAGCACCTGGAGAGTCTGCTGGCCAGGGGGCGCTCCATTCCTGTCCGGCTTGACCGGCTCACCCAGGTTGAGTCTCAGGTGGCCTCAGCTCGAGCCTGGAGGGAGAGGACTGCTCGCACCTTCCTCAAGAAGAACTCCACATACACACTGCTCCAG GTGCTCAGTCCTCGTGTGGACATCGGTGTCTATGCCAACAGCAAAAGTAAACGGAAGCGAGTCAAGGAACTAATGGAGAAGGAGAGGGGAGGCTTCGACCCCAACACCCTCAGTGACCTGGAGGAGAGCCTCGAGGAGGTGCGAGAGCCCTCCACCGTTGTTGCAGCCTTCAAATCCAAAGAGCACAAAGAAGTAGAGGCCATCCACTCACTCCGTGCTGCCAACTTGGCCAAGATGGCCATGGCCGATCGCATCGAGGAGGTCAAGTTCTGCTTGTGTCGAAAGACGGCCAGCGGCTTCATGCTGCAGTGCGAGCTCTGTAAGGACTGGTTTCATGGAGCATGTGTGCCTCTGCCTAAGACGGGATCTCAGAAGAAAGTCGGCGTGGGATGGCAGAGTAACAGCAAAGACTCTAAATTCTTGTGTCCGCTGTGTCAGCGGTCGCGACGGCCAAGACTAGAGACCATTCTGTCGCTGCTGGTGTCGCTGCAGAAGCTGCCGGTGCGTCTGCCAGAGGGAGAGGCTCTCCAGTGTTTGACGGAGAGAGCCATGAGCTGGCAG GACCGAGCACGTCAGGCTCTGGCCACTGACGAGTTGTCGTCAGCGCTGGCAAAGCTGTCTGTGCTGAGTCAGCGCATGGTAGAGCAAGCTGCAAGGGAGAAAACTGAGAAAATCATCAACGCTGAGCTTCAGAAAGCTGCTGCCAATCCTGACTTGCAG GGCCACATCCAAACATTTCAGCAGTCGGGTTTCAGCAGAGCAGCATCCCCTCGTCAATCCGTGGACTACGATGATGAGGAGACGGACTCAGATGAGGATATCAGGGAGACTTATGGTTATGATATGAAG GACCCAGGTGAGGTGAAGCCCTACCTGTTCTGTGATGAGGAGATCCCTGTCAAGTCCGAGGAGGTGGTCAGTCACATGTGGCCGACTGTCACGCCGTCTTTTTGCGCCGAGCACGCTTACTCCTCAGCCTCCAAGTCCTGTGTGCAAA ACATCGTCACGCCCAGAAAGCAGCCCAGGAAAACCCCACTTGTCCCGCGCAGCCTGGAGCCTCCGGTGCTTGAGCTGTCCCAGCAGGCTAAAGCCCAGCTGGAGGAGCTGATGATGCTGGGAGACCTGCTGGAGGTGTCGCTGGATGAGACCCAGCACATCTGGAGAATCCTGCAGGCCACGCATCCCCCCTCTGAGGAGAGATTCCTACAGGTCATGGAG CCTGATGATTCTCTGATGGAAAAGCCACTGAAGATCAAGCTTAAAGAttcagagaagaagagaaaacggAAGCTGGAAAGAGCCGAGCACCACCACATGCTGATGGCGGCAGCGGCAGCCGGCGTGGGTTCAGCAATGGGAGAAATGCGACCGGCCAAGTCCAAGGAACTGAAAAGGGTCAGCCTCGAGCTGGGTTTGAGTGGAAAAcccaagaaaaagaaactcaaacTCAACCTAGACAAGAACCGGGAGATGAAGCAGCTTGCCAAACGGTTAGccaaggaggagaaggagaggaagaggaaggagaaggCAGCTGCTAAGGCAGAGGCCATCAGAGAGGGActggagaagaggaaggagaagaagattcTCGATATTCCCTCCAAGTACGACTGGTCTGGAGCGGAGGACTCCAATGACGAGAACGCTGTGTGTGCAGCCAAAAACTGCCAGAGACCCTGCAAAGATAAG GTGGACTGGGTGCAGTGCGACGGTGGCTGCGACGAGTGGTTCCACCAGGTTTGCGTGGGCGTGTCGTGCGAAATGGCCGAGAACGAGGACTATATCTGCGTGGACTGCTCCGGCAAGGCCACGGGGGCAGAAGGGGGAGGCGGCGTGATGACTGTTGAGGACGTGATAGAGGAGGAAACCGAGGTGGTGCTGTCGACTTCGCTGTCCAGCAGCAATGTGCAGTGTCTGCCCTCGTCCGTCGCGGTGTCGTGGACTCACACGCCTGCCGCCTCTCACCTGAACCCGACAACCTCacaccagcagcaacagccGGACTCGCAGCAGGGCAGTTAG